Proteins from a single region of Bombus vancouverensis nearcticus chromosome 5, iyBomVanc1_principal, whole genome shotgun sequence:
- the msl-2 gene encoding male-specific lethal 2 isoform X1, with amino-acid sequence MNATSLYVSTCRLVLQADTDDPNSWTDLYRLVPYLRQSLSCTVCSNLLIEPHTPTETNCQHHVCRGCRGGRKKLKPSCGWCKDYDKYVENVQLRILLQCYKKLCEYLTNTNIYRSLILSVSSNKTGNNASAIGASSLMELIQEGSGFKDEFKSTAGLSKSAYSILPCVYTSTTSTQTQGNTIQNSEAVSQSISESPAIRTVSNGSSIYSVMYAGSGNKITIKRKAAATDDTEVGQQDMDGNSHSSVGGVKCIPSSHLKYGTPSQKKSSKGSKLKGKEFISLQSSAFKKPRSNSTRSKRKGCRCGNATAIPGKLTCCGQRCPCYVESKPCVECRCRGCRNPHTADGLKIRPHIPELHNLQLQLSTSLDCDTLNSDPLGSVSQCLSTSPTTIQVLNVYSTPRLDIDNVPQNLPAALLVGEDAMISTESEAEDSDIQIDV; translated from the exons ATGAATGCCACAAGTCTTTATGTATCAACGTGTCGGTTAGTTTTACAAGCGGATACCGATGATCCAAATTCATGGACAGATTTATACAGGCTAGTTCCATACTTGCGACAAAGTTTAAGTTGTACTGTGTGTTCAAATTTGTTAATCGAACCTCATACACCAACTGAAACTAATTGTCAACATCATGTGTGTCGTGGTTGTAGAGGTGGACGCAAAAAATTGAAACCGTCATGTGGTTGGTGCAAGGATTATGACAAATATGTTGAAAATGTTCAATTACGAATACTGTTACAGTGTTATAAGAAATTGTGTGAATACTTGACAAATACAAACATTTATCGAAGTTTAATACTTTCAGTGTCCTCCAATAAAACAGGTAATAATGCATCAGCTATCGGTGCTAGTAGCCTGATGGAACTCATACAAGAGGGTTCTGGCTTTAAAGATGAATTTAAAAGTACAGCGGGTTTGTCAAAATCTGCGTACAGTATTTTACCATGTGTTTATACAAGTACTACCTCAACTCAAACTCAaggaaatactatacaaaattctGAAGCAGTGTCACAAAGTATATCTG AGTCACCTGCCATTCGTACTGTATCAAACGGATCTTCGATATACTCTGTGATGTATGCTGGATCTGGTAacaaaataacaataaaacGGAAAGCAGCAGCTACAGATGATACAGAAGTAGGACAACAGGATATGGATGGAAATTCACACAGCTCTGTAGGAGGGGTAAAATGTATTCCATCTTCCCACCTTAAATATGGGACCCCTTCTCAGAAAAAATCTTCAAAGGGCAGCAAA TTAAAGGGTAAAGAATTTATTTCACTTCAGTCATCAGCTTTTAAAAAACCAAGATCAAATTCTACTCGAAGTAAAAGAAAAGGATGTAGATGTGGTAATGCTACAGCAATACCTGGGAAATTAACATGTTGTGGTCAACGTTGTCCCTGTTATGTTGAAAGTAAACCTTGCGTTGAATGTAGATGCAGGGGTTGTAGAAATCCTCATACAGCAGATGGGTTGAAG ATTCGACCGCATATACCTGAGTTACATAACTTACAGTTACAATTATCAACTTCTTTGGATTGTGACACACTAAATTCAGATCCTTTAGGATCAGTGTCACAATGCCTTTCAACTTCTCCGACAACGATTCAAGTATTAAATGTTTATTCAACTCCGAGATTAGATATCGACAATGTTCCACAAAATCTACCTGCAGCCTTGTTAGTAGGAGAAGATGCTATGATTAGTACCGAAAGTGAAGCCGAAGACAGTGATATACAGATTGACGTGTGA
- the msl-2 gene encoding male-specific lethal 2 isoform X3 produces MNATSLYVSTCRLVLQADTDDPNSWTDLYRLVPYLRQSLSCTVCSNLLIEPHTPTETNCQHHVCRGCRGGRKKLKPSCGWCKDYDKYVENVQLRILLQCYKKLCEYLTNTNIYRSLILSVSSNKTGNNASAIGASSLMELIQEGSGFKDEFKSTAGLSKSAYSILPCVYTSTTSTQTQGNTIQNSEAVSQSISESPAIRTVSNGSSIYSVMYAGSGNKITIKRKAAATDDTEVGQQDMDGNSHSSVGGSSAFKKPRSNSTRSKRKGCRCGNATAIPGKLTCCGQRCPCYVESKPCVECRCRGCRNPHTADGLKIRPHIPELHNLQLQLSTSLDCDTLNSDPLGSVSQCLSTSPTTIQVLNVYSTPRLDIDNVPQNLPAALLVGEDAMISTESEAEDSDIQIDV; encoded by the exons ATGAATGCCACAAGTCTTTATGTATCAACGTGTCGGTTAGTTTTACAAGCGGATACCGATGATCCAAATTCATGGACAGATTTATACAGGCTAGTTCCATACTTGCGACAAAGTTTAAGTTGTACTGTGTGTTCAAATTTGTTAATCGAACCTCATACACCAACTGAAACTAATTGTCAACATCATGTGTGTCGTGGTTGTAGAGGTGGACGCAAAAAATTGAAACCGTCATGTGGTTGGTGCAAGGATTATGACAAATATGTTGAAAATGTTCAATTACGAATACTGTTACAGTGTTATAAGAAATTGTGTGAATACTTGACAAATACAAACATTTATCGAAGTTTAATACTTTCAGTGTCCTCCAATAAAACAGGTAATAATGCATCAGCTATCGGTGCTAGTAGCCTGATGGAACTCATACAAGAGGGTTCTGGCTTTAAAGATGAATTTAAAAGTACAGCGGGTTTGTCAAAATCTGCGTACAGTATTTTACCATGTGTTTATACAAGTACTACCTCAACTCAAACTCAaggaaatactatacaaaattctGAAGCAGTGTCACAAAGTATATCTG AGTCACCTGCCATTCGTACTGTATCAAACGGATCTTCGATATACTCTGTGATGTATGCTGGATCTGGTAacaaaataacaataaaacGGAAAGCAGCAGCTACAGATGATACAGAAGTAGGACAACAGGATATGGATGGAAATTCACACAGCTCTGTAGGAGGG TCATCAGCTTTTAAAAAACCAAGATCAAATTCTACTCGAAGTAAAAGAAAAGGATGTAGATGTGGTAATGCTACAGCAATACCTGGGAAATTAACATGTTGTGGTCAACGTTGTCCCTGTTATGTTGAAAGTAAACCTTGCGTTGAATGTAGATGCAGGGGTTGTAGAAATCCTCATACAGCAGATGGGTTGAAG ATTCGACCGCATATACCTGAGTTACATAACTTACAGTTACAATTATCAACTTCTTTGGATTGTGACACACTAAATTCAGATCCTTTAGGATCAGTGTCACAATGCCTTTCAACTTCTCCGACAACGATTCAAGTATTAAATGTTTATTCAACTCCGAGATTAGATATCGACAATGTTCCACAAAATCTACCTGCAGCCTTGTTAGTAGGAGAAGATGCTATGATTAGTACCGAAAGTGAAGCCGAAGACAGTGATATACAGATTGACGTGTGA
- the msl-2 gene encoding male-specific lethal 2 isoform X2 yields MNATSLYVSTCRLVLQADTDDPNSWTDLYRLVPYLRQSLSCTVCSNLLIEPHTPTETNCQHHVCRGCRGGRKKLKPSCGWCKDYDKYVENVQLRILLQCYKKLCEYLTNTNIYRSLILSVSSNKTGNNASAIGASSLMELIQEGSGFKDEFKSTAGLSKSAYSILPCVYTSTTSTQTQGNTIQNSEAVSQSISESPAIRTVSNGSSIYSVMYAGSGNKITIKRKAAATDDTEVGQQDMDGNSHSSVGGVKCIPSSHLKYGTPSQKKSSKGSKSSAFKKPRSNSTRSKRKGCRCGNATAIPGKLTCCGQRCPCYVESKPCVECRCRGCRNPHTADGLKIRPHIPELHNLQLQLSTSLDCDTLNSDPLGSVSQCLSTSPTTIQVLNVYSTPRLDIDNVPQNLPAALLVGEDAMISTESEAEDSDIQIDV; encoded by the exons ATGAATGCCACAAGTCTTTATGTATCAACGTGTCGGTTAGTTTTACAAGCGGATACCGATGATCCAAATTCATGGACAGATTTATACAGGCTAGTTCCATACTTGCGACAAAGTTTAAGTTGTACTGTGTGTTCAAATTTGTTAATCGAACCTCATACACCAACTGAAACTAATTGTCAACATCATGTGTGTCGTGGTTGTAGAGGTGGACGCAAAAAATTGAAACCGTCATGTGGTTGGTGCAAGGATTATGACAAATATGTTGAAAATGTTCAATTACGAATACTGTTACAGTGTTATAAGAAATTGTGTGAATACTTGACAAATACAAACATTTATCGAAGTTTAATACTTTCAGTGTCCTCCAATAAAACAGGTAATAATGCATCAGCTATCGGTGCTAGTAGCCTGATGGAACTCATACAAGAGGGTTCTGGCTTTAAAGATGAATTTAAAAGTACAGCGGGTTTGTCAAAATCTGCGTACAGTATTTTACCATGTGTTTATACAAGTACTACCTCAACTCAAACTCAaggaaatactatacaaaattctGAAGCAGTGTCACAAAGTATATCTG AGTCACCTGCCATTCGTACTGTATCAAACGGATCTTCGATATACTCTGTGATGTATGCTGGATCTGGTAacaaaataacaataaaacGGAAAGCAGCAGCTACAGATGATACAGAAGTAGGACAACAGGATATGGATGGAAATTCACACAGCTCTGTAGGAGGGGTAAAATGTATTCCATCTTCCCACCTTAAATATGGGACCCCTTCTCAGAAAAAATCTTCAAAGGGCAGCAAA TCATCAGCTTTTAAAAAACCAAGATCAAATTCTACTCGAAGTAAAAGAAAAGGATGTAGATGTGGTAATGCTACAGCAATACCTGGGAAATTAACATGTTGTGGTCAACGTTGTCCCTGTTATGTTGAAAGTAAACCTTGCGTTGAATGTAGATGCAGGGGTTGTAGAAATCCTCATACAGCAGATGGGTTGAAG ATTCGACCGCATATACCTGAGTTACATAACTTACAGTTACAATTATCAACTTCTTTGGATTGTGACACACTAAATTCAGATCCTTTAGGATCAGTGTCACAATGCCTTTCAACTTCTCCGACAACGATTCAAGTATTAAATGTTTATTCAACTCCGAGATTAGATATCGACAATGTTCCACAAAATCTACCTGCAGCCTTGTTAGTAGGAGAAGATGCTATGATTAGTACCGAAAGTGAAGCCGAAGACAGTGATATACAGATTGACGTGTGA
- the ND-B8 gene encoding NADH dehydrogenase (ubiquinone) B8 subunit, producing MGDNIKLGAVYAICLKMAAIKFGPQLKELRILLCQTSKSSKGVRDFIEQQYVPLKRSNPQFPVLIRECSDTEPVLYARYEFGVERRVSLQNLKSEEILKCIQELATSKPK from the exons ATGGGAGACAATATTAAG CTAGGGGCTGTGTATGCTATATGTCTAAAAATGGCTGCAATAAAGTTTGGACCTCAGTTGAAAGAGTTACGAATTCTTTTATGTCAAACCTCGAAATCTAGTAAGGGTGTCAG AGACTTTATCGAACAACAATACGTGCCGCTTAAAAGAAGTAACCCACAATTTCCAGTTTTAATTAGGGAATGTTCTGACACGGAACCCGTTTTATATGCACGATATG AATTTGGAGTAGAACGTCGTGTGTCTCTACAAAATCTAAAATCtgaagaaatattgaaatgtatCCAAGAACTAGCAACCAGTAAACCAAAATAA